A stretch of Macadamia integrifolia cultivar HAES 741 chromosome 7, SCU_Mint_v3, whole genome shotgun sequence DNA encodes these proteins:
- the LOC122084221 gene encoding LRR receptor-like serine/threonine-protein kinase EFR yields the protein MAVQLLVFILLFGFSLRLESITGRRIVGNERDQLALLELKKQIDDPYQALHSWNDSNYFCDWVGVSCGSHHQRVINLNLTGKGLGGYISPSLVVSVVQNQLHGSHPRDISFTLPNLHEIYIGINLFLGGIPNSISNISTLEAIDLGYNNFVGPVPNNLGNLQNFQLFVIGGNQCGTGEANDFDFVYPLFNCTHLETLDIRSNGFKGPLSFFKANLSTQLSILVLGGNQISGTIPVGFEYLVKLTALSMEQNFLEGNIPSGIGKLLKLQRLFLGGNRLSGQIPSFIGNLTLLYELHLEANNFNASIPSSL from the exons ATGGCAGTCCAGCTTCTagttttcattcttctttttggGTTCTCATTGAGGCTAGAATCCATCACTGGTAGAAGGATCGTAGGAAATGAGAGAGATCAACTTGCATTGCTTgagttaaagaaacaaattgATGATCCATATCAAGCACTACATTCTTGGAATGATTCCAACTATTTCTGCGACTGGGTAGGGGTCAGCTGTGGCAGCCATCATCAACGGGTTATCAACTTGAATTTAACTGGGAAGGGCTTGGGTGGTTACATATCTCCTTCACTAG TTGTTTCTGTTGTACAAAACCAACTACATGGGAGCCATCCACGAGACATAAGCTTCACTCTTCCAAATCTCCATGAAATATATATTGGAATTAACCTCTTCTTAGGGGGCATTCCGAATTCCATCTCTAATATTTCAACACTTGAAGCAATTGATCTCGGTTATAACAATTTTGTTGGACCAGTCCCTAACAACCTAGgaaatcttcaaaattttcaattatttgtcattgGTGGAAATCAGTGTGGAACAGGGGAAGCTAATGATTTCGATTTTGTATATCCTTTGTTCAATTGTACACATCTGGAGACTTTGGACATACGATCTAATGGTTTTAAGGGTCCCCTTTCCTTCTTTAAAGCTAATCTCTCAACACAGCTCTCCATACTTGTACTAGGCGGGAATCAGATATCTGGAACCATCCCTGTTGGGTTTGAGTATCTCGTCAAGTTAACTGCATTGAGCATGGAACAGAATTTTCTCGAAGGTAATATTCCATCGGGTATCGGGAAACTTTTGAAACTTCAAAGATTGTTCTTGGGTGGGAATAGACTTTCAGGACAAATACCATCTTTTATAGGCAATCTCACTCTTTTGTATGAACTCCATTTAGAAGCCAACAACTTCAATGCAAGCATTCCTTCTAGCCTTTGA
- the LOC122084112 gene encoding brassinosteroid-related acyltransferase 1, producing the protein MATNQGVSLTKTVSVYPKSLHSPTLLSLSNLDRQCPKLMYLVLFYNPSRNHHHTSVQSLFQALKRGLEETLSVWFPASGRLTFNQTDGKLDLLCNNAGTVLVEAFTQVKISELGDLPQYNEFYEKLVFKPVFNGNIYEMPLVTAQVTRFGCGGYAVGVGSSHALFDGLSTFTFLNAWATKTTTRADERSGLREAVVHERGPFLVGYRQVQNQIARLNNNPNSVTSVAAFNHLHQLIKQAASEPMLGGCKFSEIGSSNQESSYILSTFHVGSAMVESLKRKISSHECSSFEVMAAHLWKARTKAMGLRKGRMVCLQFAVDARNKMVPPLPRGFSGNAYVLASVCCTARELEEASYDSTIEKIKEAKRSISNDYVKAYIEALEAPQATLPPLNELTIVSDWTRTPFHKVDFGHGEATYASPLVPPLPQVAYFMQNPHETRGIDLRIGLLPQYLQAFSHHFLTKP; encoded by the exons ATGGCAACTAATCAAGGAGTCTCCCTGACAAAGACAGTATCTGTCTACCCCAAATCTCTGCACTCTCCAACACTGCTCAGTCTCTCAAATCTAGATAGACAATGCCCAAAACTTATGTACTTGGTCTTGTTCTACAATCCATCTCGTAATCaccatcacacatcagttcagtCACTGTTCCAGGCCTTGAAAAGGGGACTGGAAGAAACTTTGTCTGTCTGGTTCCCAGCTTCTGGGAGGCTTACCTTTAACCAAACTGATGGAAAGCTTGACCTCTTGTGTAACAATGCTGGTACAGTTCTAGTTGAGGCATTCACACAGGTGAAGATCTCAGAGCTTGGAGATCTTCCACAGTACAATGAGTTTTATGAAAAACTTGTTTTCAAGCCTGTATTCAATGGCAATATCTATGAGATGCCTCTGGTTACTGCTCAG GTCACAAGGTTTGGTTGTGGAGGGTATGCGGTGGGTGTCGGTTCAAGCCATGCTTTATTTGATGGACTATCAACCTTCACTTTCCTTAATGCGTGGGCAACTAAAACTACCACGAGAGCAGATGAAAGATCAGGGCTTCGCGAAGCAGTAGTACATGAGAGAGGTCCCTTCTTGGTTGGTTATCGTCAAGTCCAAAACCAGATTGCCAGGTTGAATAACAACCCGAATTCGGTGACAAGCGTTGCAGCCTTCAATCATCtacatcaattaattaaacaGGCAGCTTCTGAGCCAATGCTTGGAGGGTGCAAGTTCTCTGAGATTGGGAGCTCAAATCAGGAGTCTTCTTATATACTGAGTACCTTTCATGTAGGAAGTGCAATGGTGGAGAGCCTGAAGAGGAAAATTAGCAGCCATGAATGTTCATCTTTTGAGGTTATGGCAGCCCATCTGTGGAAG GCTCGGACCAAGGCCATGGGACTCAGGAAGGGGAGAATGGTGTGCCTGCAGTTTGCGGTAGATGCAAGGAACAAGATGGTGCCACCACTGCCCAGAGGCTTTAGCGGAAACGCTTATGTTCTTGCTTCTGTATGTTGCACAGCAAGAGAACTAGAGGAAGCAAGCTACGACAGTACTATTGAAAAGATAAAGGAAGCTAAGAGATCCATTAGCAATGATTATGTGAAGGCTTATATTGAGGCTCTGGAAGCACCACAGGCTACGCTCCCTCCACTGAATGAGCTAACGATAGTTTCTGATTGGACGAGGACACCTTTCCACAAGGTGGATTTTGGACATGGAGAAGCAACTTACGCATCTCCATTGGTCCCTCCCCTTCCTCAGGTTGCATACTTCATGCAGAACCCACATGAAACAAGGGGGATTGATTTGAGGATTGGTTTGCTTCCCCAATACCTGCAAGCTTTCTCTCACCACTTCCTCACCAAACCATAG